A genome region from Crossiella equi includes the following:
- a CDS encoding glycosyltransferase, with product MTEQQVGGTPAEAEHAQDSKLSDVTSSRVAPKANEVPASQILWRIILPREDDPLDVRPLYLDEPETAANRCHVTSRRSVAIPASAKVSFSTYFNALPASYWKRWTTVNETVLRMTVKGAGRIDVYRSKANGDIVHLQGRPVRSTKAWTQLEFRVSLQPFEDGGWIWFDVFTDEAALEIKDAAWTTDQELPTQRTAVGITTIRPADAVIALQALGEDPAVLDVVGKVVVVDQGPNQKVKDTPGFDKACQLLGDKLEVIEQGNLGGSGGFARVFYEFLENTDCEQVMLLDDDVRLEPDSVLRANAFTRALINPVVVGSHMMNLQARTRLHSMGEVVDLKECFWRPAPGAMVDHDFGAESLRETKELHQRIHGTYNGWWMCTFPRQIVEEIGLPLPLFIKWDDAEYSLRALEHGFPTVSLPGSAIWHMPWTDKDDATDWTAYFHVRNRLIMAALHSPYDVRGTLLKQGLKSSLRHLFSMEYSTVVLHQKAIEDFLAGPDKLFANLPTALGEVRELRKGYTDAQILPSAGEFPAPTFDPVKAERLLKPPVNPVVIAARAALSLAHHLQEPSQDALDRPQINVPAQGARWFLLGALDSATVSNADGSGVAFRRRDPKVFRQLMARAAANHRRLVQEWPRLKRAYRKALPELTSRDAWKQTFHG from the coding sequence GTGACGGAGCAGCAGGTTGGCGGCACCCCCGCCGAAGCAGAACACGCCCAGGACAGCAAGCTCAGCGACGTGACCTCGTCGCGCGTGGCACCGAAGGCCAACGAGGTGCCCGCGAGCCAGATCCTGTGGCGGATCATCCTCCCGCGTGAGGACGACCCGCTGGACGTGCGGCCGCTGTACCTGGACGAGCCGGAGACGGCCGCCAACCGCTGCCACGTCACCTCCCGCCGGTCGGTCGCCATCCCGGCCTCGGCGAAGGTGTCGTTCTCCACCTACTTCAACGCGCTGCCCGCCTCCTACTGGAAGCGGTGGACCACGGTCAACGAGACCGTGCTGCGCATGACGGTCAAGGGCGCCGGGCGCATCGACGTCTACCGCTCCAAGGCCAACGGCGACATCGTGCACCTGCAGGGCCGTCCGGTCCGCAGCACCAAGGCCTGGACCCAGCTGGAGTTCCGCGTCTCGCTGCAGCCCTTCGAGGACGGCGGCTGGATCTGGTTCGACGTCTTCACCGACGAGGCCGCGCTGGAGATCAAGGACGCGGCGTGGACCACCGACCAGGAGCTGCCCACGCAGCGCACCGCGGTCGGCATCACCACCATCCGCCCGGCGGACGCGGTCATCGCGCTGCAGGCGCTGGGTGAGGACCCGGCCGTGCTCGACGTCGTCGGCAAGGTCGTCGTGGTGGACCAGGGCCCGAACCAGAAGGTCAAGGACACCCCGGGCTTCGACAAGGCCTGCCAGCTGCTGGGCGACAAGCTCGAGGTCATCGAGCAGGGCAACCTCGGCGGCTCCGGCGGCTTCGCGCGCGTGTTCTACGAGTTCCTGGAGAACACCGACTGCGAGCAGGTCATGCTGCTCGACGACGACGTGCGCCTCGAGCCGGACAGCGTGCTGCGCGCCAACGCGTTCACCCGCGCGCTGATCAACCCGGTGGTCGTCGGCTCGCACATGATGAACCTCCAGGCCCGCACCCGCCTGCACTCCATGGGCGAGGTCGTCGACCTCAAGGAGTGCTTCTGGCGGCCCGCGCCCGGTGCCATGGTCGACCACGACTTCGGCGCCGAGTCGCTGCGCGAGACCAAGGAACTGCACCAGCGCATCCACGGCACGTACAACGGCTGGTGGATGTGCACCTTCCCGCGCCAGATCGTCGAGGAGATCGGCCTCCCGCTCCCGCTGTTCATCAAGTGGGACGACGCCGAGTACTCGCTGCGCGCGCTGGAGCACGGCTTCCCCACGGTCAGCCTGCCCGGCTCGGCCATCTGGCACATGCCGTGGACGGACAAGGACGACGCCACCGACTGGACGGCGTACTTCCACGTCCGCAACCGCCTGATCATGGCCGCGCTGCACTCGCCGTACGACGTGCGCGGCACGCTGCTCAAGCAGGGCCTCAAGTCCTCGCTGCGGCACCTGTTCTCCATGGAGTACTCCACGGTCGTCCTGCACCAGAAGGCGATCGAGGACTTCCTGGCGGGCCCGGACAAGCTGTTCGCCAACCTGCCCACCGCGCTGGGCGAGGTGCGCGAGCTGCGCAAGGGCTACACCGACGCGCAGATCCTGCCCTCGGCCGGTGAGTTCCCGGCGCCGACCTTCGACCCGGTCAAGGCCGAGCGCCTGCTCAAGCCGCCGGTGAACCCGGTGGTCATCGCGGCCCGCGCCGCGCTGTCGCTGGCCCACCACCTGCAGGAGCCCAGCCAGGACGCGCTGGACCGCCCGCAGATCAACGTGCCCGCCCAGGGCGCGCGGTGGTTCCTGCTCGGTGCGCTCGACTCCGCCACGGTGTCCAACGCCGACGGTTCCGGGGTGGCCTTCCGCCGCCGCGACCCGAAGGTGTTCCGCCAGCTGATGGCCCGGGCCGCGGCCAACCACCGCCGCCTGGTGCAGGAGTGGCCGAGGCTCAAGCGCGCCTACCGCAAGGCGCTGCCGGAGCTCACCAGCCGCGACGCGTGGAAGCAGACCTTCCACGGCTGA
- the glf gene encoding UDP-galactopyranose mutase, translating into MSFAGYDLIVVGSGFYGLTVAEQTASKLNKRVLVIDRRHHIGGNAYSEAEPETGIEVHKYGAHLFHTSNKRVWDYVNQFTEFTDYQHRVFAMHDGQAYQFPMGLGLISQFVGKYMSPEDAKAWVAEHAAEFDTKDAKNLEEKAISLIGRPLYEAFVKDYTAKQWQTDPKELPAAVISRLPVRYNFNNRYFNDTYEGLPVNGYTAWLEKMAEHPNIEVRLNVDFFDIKHEIPEGTPIVYTGALDRYFDYSEGWLGWRTVDLVSEVLPIGDFQGTAVMNYNDADAPYTRIHEFRHFHPERDYPTDKTVIVREYSRSAEKDDEPYYPINTSEDRTKLERYRELAKAEAKERKVIFGGRLGTYKYLDMHMAIGSALSCFDNKIAPYFTEGRAFDGSMED; encoded by the coding sequence GTGAGCTTCGCGGGTTACGACCTGATTGTCGTCGGTTCCGGATTCTACGGCCTTACTGTCGCTGAGCAGACGGCCAGCAAGCTGAACAAGCGCGTGCTGGTCATCGATCGGCGCCACCACATCGGCGGCAACGCCTACTCGGAGGCTGAGCCCGAAACGGGCATCGAGGTGCACAAGTACGGTGCGCACCTCTTCCACACCTCCAACAAGCGCGTGTGGGACTACGTGAACCAGTTCACTGAGTTCACCGACTACCAGCACCGCGTCTTCGCCATGCACGACGGGCAGGCGTACCAGTTCCCCATGGGCCTGGGCCTGATCTCCCAGTTCGTCGGCAAGTACATGTCGCCCGAGGACGCGAAGGCGTGGGTGGCCGAGCACGCGGCCGAGTTCGACACCAAGGACGCGAAGAACCTCGAGGAGAAGGCGATCTCCCTCATCGGGCGCCCGCTCTACGAGGCGTTCGTGAAGGACTACACCGCGAAGCAGTGGCAGACCGACCCCAAGGAACTGCCCGCCGCGGTCATCAGCCGCCTGCCGGTCCGCTACAACTTCAACAACCGGTACTTCAACGACACCTACGAGGGTCTGCCGGTCAACGGCTACACCGCGTGGCTCGAGAAGATGGCCGAGCACCCGAACATCGAGGTGCGGCTGAACGTCGACTTCTTCGACATCAAGCACGAGATCCCCGAGGGCACGCCGATCGTCTACACCGGCGCTCTCGACCGGTACTTCGACTACTCCGAGGGCTGGCTGGGCTGGCGCACCGTGGACCTGGTGTCCGAGGTGCTGCCGATCGGTGACTTCCAGGGCACCGCCGTCATGAACTACAACGACGCGGACGCCCCGTACACCCGCATCCACGAGTTCCGCCACTTCCACCCGGAGCGGGACTACCCCACGGACAAGACGGTCATCGTCCGCGAGTACTCGCGCTCCGCGGAGAAGGACGACGAGCCGTACTACCCGATCAACACCTCCGAGGACCGCACCAAGCTCGAGCGCTACCGCGAGCTCGCCAAGGCGGAGGCCAAGGAGCGCAAGGTGATCTTCGGTGGTCGCCTCGGCACCTACAAGTACCTCGACATGCACATGGCGATCGGCTCGGCGTTGTCGTGCTTCGACAACAAGATCGCCCCCTACTTCACCGAGGGTCGCGCTTTCGACGGCTCCATGGAGGACTGA
- a CDS encoding GtrA family protein, whose product MIDKSWRVLRFALVGAVNTGVYYGLYLALHLVLPYLAAHVLAFCLAMVGSYFLNCHFTFRTKPTWRKFLLFPLSNAANFAITSLGLYLLVDLGGLDSTYAPLPVAVLAIPVTFVVSQFVLVGKERTTA is encoded by the coding sequence GTGATCGACAAGTCGTGGCGGGTGCTCCGGTTCGCGCTCGTCGGCGCGGTCAACACCGGGGTGTACTACGGGCTCTACCTGGCGCTGCACCTCGTGCTGCCGTACCTGGCCGCGCACGTGCTCGCCTTCTGCCTGGCCATGGTCGGCTCGTACTTCCTGAACTGCCACTTCACCTTCCGCACCAAGCCGACCTGGCGGAAGTTCCTGCTGTTCCCGCTGTCCAACGCGGCCAACTTCGCGATCACCTCGCTCGGCCTGTACCTCTTGGTCGACCTGGGCGGGCTGGACTCGACGTACGCGCCGCTGCCGGTCGCGGTGCTGGCCATCCCGGTGACGTTCGTGGTCAGCCAGTTCGTGTTGGTGGGCAAGGAGCGGACCACGGCATGA
- a CDS encoding glycosyltransferase family 2 protein, whose translation MTQTRSGRLSVVVPCFNEEQGLEQLHRTLLDVLPSIAEDFEVLLVDDGSTDGTLAEMRRISALSPRFRYLALSRNFGKEAAMLAGLSEAAGHAVAIIDADLQHPPQLLATMLDKLDEGYDQVVARRTRQGDGRTRTLIARVYYRLINKLVDVDLEDGVGDFRVLSHRAVRALLSLGEYNRFSKGLFSWIGFDTAVVDYDNVQRAHGQSKWSFGSLLNYGIDGVVSFNNRPLRIAIYLGAVVTALAFVYAGYVALDVIFTGVDAPGYATLMVGIAGLGGIQLLFLGVIGEYLGRIYYETKRRPHFLVKEASEPQPPALTVLGPKAVEHSEALHLRATAPRAIRR comes from the coding sequence GTGACACAGACCAGAAGTGGGCGCCTGTCCGTCGTGGTGCCCTGCTTCAACGAGGAGCAGGGGCTGGAGCAGCTCCACCGCACGCTGCTCGACGTGCTGCCCTCGATCGCCGAGGACTTCGAGGTGCTGCTCGTCGACGACGGCAGCACGGACGGCACCCTGGCCGAGATGCGCCGCATCAGCGCGCTCAGCCCGCGGTTCCGGTATCTCGCGCTCAGCCGCAACTTCGGCAAGGAAGCCGCGATGCTGGCCGGTCTCAGCGAGGCCGCGGGGCACGCGGTCGCGATCATCGACGCCGACCTCCAGCACCCGCCCCAGCTGCTGGCCACGATGCTGGACAAGCTGGACGAGGGCTACGACCAGGTGGTCGCCCGGCGCACCCGGCAGGGCGACGGGCGCACCCGCACGCTCATCGCGCGGGTGTACTACCGATTGATCAACAAGCTGGTCGACGTCGACCTGGAGGACGGGGTCGGCGACTTCCGGGTGCTCAGCCACCGCGCGGTGCGCGCCCTGCTCTCCCTCGGCGAGTACAACCGCTTCTCCAAGGGCCTGTTCTCCTGGATCGGCTTCGACACCGCGGTCGTGGACTACGACAACGTGCAGCGCGCGCACGGCCAGTCCAAGTGGAGCTTCGGCTCGCTGCTCAACTACGGCATCGACGGCGTGGTCTCGTTCAACAACCGGCCGCTGCGCATCGCGATCTACCTCGGCGCGGTGGTCACCGCACTGGCCTTCGTCTACGCGGGCTACGTGGCGCTGGACGTGATCTTCACCGGCGTGGACGCACCGGGCTACGCCACGCTGATGGTCGGCATCGCGGGCCTGGGCGGCATCCAGCTGCTCTTCCTGGGCGTGATCGGCGAGTACCTGGGCCGCATCTACTACGAGACCAAGCGCCGCCCGCACTTCCTGGTCAAGGAGGCGAGTGAACCGCAGCCGCCCGCGCTGACCGTGCTGGGCCCGAAGGCCGTGGAGCACTCCGAGGCGCTGCACCTGCGCGCCACCGCACCGCGGGCGATCCGGCGGTGA
- a CDS encoding PIG-L family deacetylase: MRPISIRRSWTLLVAGALSGVLFACSAPVPQAPEPVAPPEARFMQITAHADDDLIFMNPDLAAGIRAKRPTVAVYLTAGETDKADANGYAAQRQAGTRAAYARMAGAPDTWRAERLDSDPDHSVELYTLSGRPEVRLVFVNLPEDNDPRANGGKHALTRLWQDQAEAVKLATLTPAGGQLPRSYTYTRSDVLDLLVDLLRRFAPTVVRTQDPDPDPRYSRDWVRFNDHPDHVVAARLAEEAVRAHLRSGGRAVTLNYRMYNVAEAPVNLSPAQQQDKLATFGAYAPHDGEVGLGEPYNSWLRRQYPRWPSGTTWAGRDADGTLYAFAVRGGELAWWRRTGETWSGPSGVGGAVLVPGVSTAADRTGRLHVFARDRDTDDVLVTTPGSWTWTRLGSPNERVLPGRRRAVGTPVAARDGSGALTVLVKNGGGGVSALRQQGSTWPTKWLDLGGEDVQDGLAVGPGLTVAASTRREVLRWRQEGEGFVPLPPLRTPPPAGPPALAADRLAYPVAGTGAVALSTQDDQPVVLPGSEGLSGLGFAGSTVFGRLADGSVRVGSHTAGPVADQPAVVDGTTLVAFGLDGGLLTITT, translated from the coding sequence ATGCGGCCAATTTCCATCCGCCGATCGTGGACACTACTCGTCGCGGGCGCGTTGAGCGGTGTGCTGTTCGCCTGCTCGGCACCCGTCCCGCAGGCGCCGGAGCCGGTCGCCCCGCCCGAGGCACGATTCATGCAGATCACCGCGCACGCCGACGACGACCTGATCTTCATGAACCCGGATCTGGCCGCCGGTATCCGGGCAAAGCGCCCGACCGTCGCGGTGTACCTGACGGCTGGCGAAACGGACAAGGCCGATGCAAACGGCTACGCAGCGCAACGACAGGCCGGAACCCGCGCCGCCTACGCCCGGATGGCCGGGGCGCCCGACACGTGGCGCGCCGAACGACTGGACAGTGACCCTGATCACAGCGTGGAGCTCTACACCCTGAGCGGGCGACCCGAGGTGCGGCTGGTGTTCGTCAACCTGCCCGAGGACAACGACCCGAGGGCCAACGGCGGCAAGCACGCGCTGACCCGGCTGTGGCAGGACCAGGCCGAGGCGGTGAAGCTGGCCACGCTCACCCCGGCGGGCGGGCAGCTGCCGCGCTCCTACACCTACACGCGCTCGGACGTGCTGGACCTGCTGGTCGACCTGCTGCGCCGGTTCGCGCCGACCGTGGTGCGCACGCAGGACCCCGACCCGGACCCGCGCTACAGCCGCGACTGGGTGCGCTTCAACGACCACCCCGACCACGTGGTGGCCGCCCGGCTGGCCGAGGAGGCGGTGCGCGCGCACCTGCGCTCGGGCGGCCGGGCGGTCACGCTGAACTACCGCATGTACAACGTGGCCGAGGCTCCGGTGAACCTCTCCCCCGCGCAGCAGCAGGACAAGCTGGCCACCTTCGGCGCGTACGCACCGCACGACGGCGAGGTGGGCCTGGGCGAGCCGTACAACAGCTGGCTGCGCCGCCAGTACCCGCGCTGGCCATCGGGCACCACCTGGGCGGGCCGGGACGCGGACGGCACCCTCTACGCCTTCGCGGTGCGCGGCGGCGAGCTGGCCTGGTGGCGGCGCACCGGCGAGACCTGGTCCGGCCCTTCCGGGGTCGGCGGGGCGGTGCTGGTCCCGGGCGTGAGCACCGCGGCCGACCGCACCGGACGGCTGCACGTCTTCGCCCGCGACCGCGACACCGACGACGTCCTGGTCACCACCCCAGGCTCGTGGACGTGGACGCGCCTGGGCAGCCCGAACGAGCGGGTGCTGCCGGGCCGCCGCCGGGCGGTGGGCACCCCGGTGGCCGCCCGCGACGGCTCGGGCGCGCTGACCGTGCTGGTCAAGAACGGCGGTGGCGGGGTGAGCGCGCTGCGCCAACAGGGCAGCACGTGGCCGACGAAGTGGCTGGACCTGGGCGGCGAGGACGTGCAGGACGGGCTGGCCGTCGGCCCGGGGCTGACCGTGGCGGCGAGCACCCGGCGCGAGGTCCTGCGCTGGCGCCAGGAGGGCGAGGGCTTCGTCCCGCTGCCGCCGCTGCGCACCCCGCCCCCGGCCGGACCGCCCGCGCTGGCGGCGGACCGGCTGGCCTACCCGGTGGCGGGCACCGGCGCGGTCGCACTGTCCACTCAGGACGATCAACCGGTCGTGCTGCCGGGCTCGGAGGGCCTGTCCGGGCTCGGTTTCGCCGGGAGCACCGTGTTCGGCCGCCTCGCCGACGGCTCGGTGCGGGTGGGCAGCCACACCGCGGGCCCGGTGGCCGACCAGCCCGCCGTGGTGGACGGCACCACCCTGGTGGCCTTCGGCCTGGACGGCGGGCTGCTGACGATCACGACCTAA
- a CDS encoding DUF6541 family protein, translating to MFSLTGADIALVLCYALLLFLPGLAIAAAGGLRGWRLAAVAPLLTYGIGGAVGPVGRSLGLTWGPTTLLGAALAVFVLALLVQLLAAWLRARRATPVPAEDLPRWTSREQWGVIGALAFAVLVGLFTVMLGLKNLQVIHQDWDAIFHGAVVRFIADSGDGTPDALKAINNYHQDKFFYPNGYHLIAAVVYQLTGATVPAVLNAQLLLVPLMLGLGMVALLRQLKAPAPLTGVVALLGSSFSAVPWDILWRGPLLPYATGVVLVPAFLVLLGPLLATRRLNLALLTAIAAVGLVALHPSTAFIALGFAVFQIGQYWFRHRAEIARGAVALLAVGVLAALIGLPHLVGAVSTASGDDPVNWGSVGSPPAAIAELITLNHGSPFPQWFLAPFTIVGLLAIKRLRQFSWFLYGTAFFGFLTMLAYSYDHPLVSVLTRPWWDDRYRLAAIATLGLFLVTASGVLVSRDWLLEQLRGRDRLAKLRFLAKPVALLVVILAVVGVASRGFYTTRNANRMGWGWHNGVTMTPPERAELEQAAKLVGPGHVVMNDPFDGSAWMRALAGLTPVFGHVVAPESYQALDEDRKLLLEKFNQLDTNPEVRKAARNLKIEYVYVSRGMIRETNRRANGLRSLDVVKGLETISDGLEHRLYRVKPGALDN from the coding sequence GTGTTCTCACTGACGGGCGCGGACATCGCGCTGGTGCTTTGTTACGCGCTGTTGCTATTCCTGCCGGGCTTGGCAATTGCCGCCGCCGGTGGGTTGCGTGGCTGGCGCTTGGCGGCGGTCGCTCCGCTGCTGACCTATGGCATCGGCGGTGCCGTCGGCCCGGTGGGCCGTTCGCTCGGGCTGACCTGGGGACCGACGACGCTGCTCGGCGCGGCGCTCGCGGTGTTCGTGCTGGCGCTGCTCGTACAGCTGCTGGCTGCCTGGCTGCGTGCCCGCCGCGCGACCCCCGTGCCCGCCGAGGACCTGCCGCGCTGGACCTCCCGCGAGCAGTGGGGTGTCATCGGCGCGTTGGCCTTCGCCGTGCTGGTCGGCCTGTTCACCGTGATGCTCGGCCTGAAGAACCTCCAGGTCATCCACCAGGACTGGGACGCGATCTTCCACGGCGCGGTGGTGCGCTTCATCGCCGACTCCGGCGACGGCACCCCGGACGCGCTGAAGGCGATCAACAACTACCACCAGGACAAGTTCTTCTACCCCAACGGCTACCACCTGATCGCGGCCGTGGTCTACCAGCTCACCGGTGCCACCGTGCCCGCCGTGCTGAACGCGCAGCTGCTGCTGGTGCCGCTGATGCTGGGCCTGGGCATGGTCGCGCTGCTGCGTCAGCTCAAGGCGCCCGCGCCGCTCACCGGCGTGGTCGCGCTGCTTGGCTCGTCCTTCTCCGCGGTGCCGTGGGACATCCTGTGGCGCGGGCCGCTGCTGCCGTACGCCACCGGCGTGGTGTTGGTGCCCGCCTTCCTGGTGCTGCTCGGCCCGCTGCTGGCCACCCGGCGCCTCAACCTCGCGCTGCTCACCGCGATCGCCGCGGTCGGCCTGGTCGCGCTGCACCCGAGCACCGCGTTCATCGCGCTCGGCTTCGCGGTGTTCCAGATCGGCCAGTACTGGTTCCGGCACCGCGCGGAGATCGCCCGCGGCGCGGTGGCCCTGCTCGCGGTGGGTGTGCTCGCCGCGCTCATCGGCCTGCCGCACCTGGTCGGCGCGGTCAGCACGGCCAGCGGTGACGACCCGGTGAACTGGGGCTCGGTCGGCTCGCCGCCCGCGGCCATCGCCGAGCTGATCACGCTCAACCACGGCTCGCCGTTCCCGCAGTGGTTCCTGGCGCCGTTCACAATCGTCGGCCTGCTGGCGATCAAGCGGCTGCGGCAGTTCTCGTGGTTCCTCTACGGCACCGCGTTCTTCGGCTTCCTCACCATGCTGGCCTACTCCTACGACCACCCGCTGGTCTCGGTGCTGACCCGGCCGTGGTGGGACGACCGCTACCGCCTGGCCGCGATCGCCACGCTCGGCCTGTTCCTGGTCACCGCCAGCGGTGTGCTCGTCTCCCGCGACTGGCTGCTCGAACAGCTGCGCGGCCGGGACCGCCTGGCGAAGCTGCGCTTCCTGGCCAAGCCGGTGGCGCTGCTGGTCGTCATCCTGGCCGTGGTCGGCGTGGCCAGCCGCGGCTTCTACACCACGCGCAACGCCAACCGCATGGGCTGGGGCTGGCACAACGGCGTCACCATGACCCCGCCGGAGCGTGCGGAGCTGGAGCAGGCGGCCAAGCTCGTCGGCCCGGGCCACGTGGTGATGAACGACCCGTTCGACGGTTCGGCGTGGATGCGGGCCCTCGCGGGGCTCACCCCGGTGTTCGGCCACGTGGTCGCCCCGGAGTCCTACCAGGCCCTCGACGAGGACCGGAAGCTGTTGCTGGAGAAGTTCAACCAGCTCGACACCAACCCCGAGGTCCGCAAGGCCGCACGCAATCTCAAGATCGAGTACGTTTACGTGAGCCGGGGCATGATCCGGGAAACCAACCGCCGGGCCAACGGCCTGCGCAGCCTGGACGTGGTGAAGGGCCTGGAAACCATCTCGGACGGCCTGGAACACCGCCTCTACCGTGTGAAGCCAGGCGCGCTGGACAACTGA
- the lhgO gene encoding L-2-hydroxyglutarate oxidase — protein sequence MAHVAVVGGGIVGLAVAHELMTRGNRITLLEKENRWAAHQTGRNSGVVHAGLYYAPGSFKARMCVAGNASVVAFARAHGVAVDVCGKLVLATEPEELPRLHTLYERAKANGVPADLLNAAQAKEFEPEAACVAGLRVHSTGIIDYAGVCAALVRLLDEAGADLRRNAQVHAVYPRPDGVVLLSEAGEVEADAVVNCAGLHSDRIARLAGVRPAARIVPFRGEYHELRPEARHLVRGLIYPVPDPRFPFLGVHLTRMLDGGIHAGPNAVLALRREGYRWRDVSARDVADVLRFPGFWRLARKHAGTGVQEVLRSFSKARFAASLARLVPAVTAADLVPAESGVRAQALRPDGGLVDDFLIQRAPRQVHVLNAPSPAATSALEIGRHVADEVAAVLP from the coding sequence ATGGCTCACGTTGCGGTTGTCGGCGGCGGCATTGTCGGGCTGGCCGTCGCCCACGAACTGATGACGCGCGGAAACCGGATTACGTTGCTCGAAAAGGAGAACCGGTGGGCCGCGCACCAGACCGGCCGCAACAGCGGGGTGGTGCACGCGGGGCTGTACTACGCGCCGGGCAGCTTCAAGGCCCGCATGTGCGTGGCGGGCAACGCCTCCGTGGTGGCCTTCGCCCGTGCGCACGGCGTGGCCGTGGACGTGTGCGGCAAGCTCGTGCTGGCCACCGAGCCGGAGGAGCTGCCCCGGCTGCACACCCTGTACGAGCGCGCGAAGGCCAACGGTGTGCCCGCCGACCTGCTGAACGCCGCCCAGGCCAAGGAGTTCGAGCCCGAGGCGGCGTGCGTGGCCGGACTGCGCGTGCACTCCACCGGCATCATCGACTACGCCGGGGTGTGCGCGGCGCTGGTGCGGCTGCTGGACGAGGCGGGTGCCGACCTGCGCCGGAACGCCCAGGTGCACGCCGTCTACCCGCGTCCGGACGGGGTGGTGCTGCTGTCGGAGGCGGGCGAGGTGGAGGCGGACGCGGTGGTGAACTGCGCGGGCCTGCACAGCGACCGCATCGCACGGCTGGCCGGGGTGCGCCCGGCGGCCCGGATCGTGCCGTTCCGGGGCGAGTACCACGAGCTGCGGCCGGAGGCCCGGCACCTGGTGCGCGGACTGATCTACCCGGTGCCCGACCCGCGCTTCCCGTTCCTGGGCGTGCACCTCACGCGGATGCTGGACGGCGGAATCCACGCGGGCCCGAACGCGGTGCTCGCGCTGCGCCGCGAGGGCTACCGGTGGCGGGACGTCTCCGCGCGGGACGTGGCCGACGTGCTGCGGTTCCCGGGTTTCTGGCGGCTGGCCCGCAAGCACGCGGGCACCGGGGTGCAGGAGGTGCTGCGCTCGTTCTCCAAGGCCCGCTTCGCGGCCAGCCTGGCGCGGCTGGTGCCCGCGGTGACCGCGGCGGACCTGGTACCGGCGGAGTCCGGGGTGCGCGCGCAGGCGCTGCGCCCGGACGGCGGGCTGGTGGATGACTTCCTCATCCAGCGCGCGCCGCGCCAGGTGCACGTGCTGAACGCGCCCTCCCCGGCCGCGACGAGCGCGCTGGAGATCGGCCGCCACGTCGCGGACGAGGTGGCGGCCGTTCTGCCGTGA
- a CDS encoding DUF2304 domain-containing protein produces MIVFQLLLLLAVVTLLFFFTRRRHSVRMQAGKRIAFFGFIAFCVYAVLRPDDLTWIARQVGIGRGADLLLYLLAVAFIFLAFNTYLRFRGIDARFTDLARAIAIREAELVNRERGLNVHPAPVAPQPVHEPEVGVAAEVAVDQANISTSPVTA; encoded by the coding sequence ATGATCGTCTTTCAGCTTCTGCTCCTGCTCGCCGTCGTCACGCTGCTGTTCTTCTTCACGCGGCGCCGGCACAGCGTCCGCATGCAGGCGGGCAAGCGCATCGCGTTCTTCGGCTTCATCGCGTTCTGCGTCTACGCGGTGCTGCGCCCGGACGACCTGACCTGGATCGCCCGCCAGGTGGGCATCGGCCGAGGTGCCGACCTGCTGCTGTACCTGCTGGCGGTCGCGTTCATCTTCCTGGCGTTCAACACCTACCTGCGCTTCCGCGGCATCGACGCGCGCTTCACCGACCTGGCCCGCGCCATCGCCATCCGCGAGGCCGAGCTGGTCAACCGCGAGCGCGGCCTGAACGTGCACCCGGCGCCCGTGGCACCGCAGCCGGTGCACGAGCCGGAGGTCGGGGTCGCCGCCGAGGTGGCGGTGGACCAGGCCAACATCAGCACCAGCCCGGTCACCGCCTGA
- a CDS encoding glycosyltransferase family 2 protein gives MSDHDDVWVVVPVYNEDKVIAEVVENTRKTFPNIVCVDDGSADRSAEEIARTGAHLVRHPVNLGQGAALQTGLSYALGRPGAKYFITFDADGQHRVEDALAMVAEVKSDNCDVALGSRFLNKAVTVPWIKRVVLRTVVALSPKARKLQLTDAHNGLRVFSRPVVERLRISMNGMAHASEIVSFLSNANVRVKEVPVTILYTEYSMSKGQSLVNGVNILFDLSVKQRGA, from the coding sequence ATGTCTGACCACGACGACGTCTGGGTGGTTGTCCCTGTCTACAACGAAGACAAGGTCATCGCCGAGGTAGTCGAGAACACCAGGAAGACGTTCCCCAACATCGTCTGCGTCGACGACGGGAGCGCCGACCGGTCCGCCGAGGAGATCGCCCGAACGGGTGCCCACCTCGTGCGCCATCCGGTGAACCTGGGCCAGGGCGCGGCACTCCAGACCGGCCTGTCCTACGCGCTGGGCCGCCCGGGCGCCAAGTACTTCATCACCTTCGACGCCGACGGCCAGCACCGGGTTGAGGACGCACTGGCCATGGTCGCCGAGGTCAAGTCGGACAACTGCGACGTGGCGCTCGGCTCGCGATTCCTGAACAAGGCGGTGACCGTCCCGTGGATCAAGCGGGTCGTGCTCCGCACCGTGGTCGCGCTGAGCCCGAAGGCGCGCAAGCTCCAGCTGACCGACGCGCACAACGGCCTGCGCGTGTTCAGCCGTCCGGTGGTCGAACGCCTGCGCATCTCGATGAACGGCATGGCGCACGCCTCGGAGATCGTTTCCTTCCTGTCCAACGCGAATGTGCGGGTCAAGGAGGTGCCGGTGACGATCCTCTACACCGAGTACTCCATGTCCAAGGGACAGTCGCTGGTCAACGGGGTGAACATCCTGTTCGACCTCTCCGTCAAGCAGCGGGGGGCCTGA